One Cicer arietinum cultivar CDC Frontier isolate Library 1 chromosome 8, Cicar.CDCFrontier_v2.0, whole genome shotgun sequence DNA segment encodes these proteins:
- the LOC101498570 gene encoding putative 12-oxophytodienoate reductase 11, whose protein sequence is MSNTKTMAKGEGNDTIPLLTPYKMGNFNLSHRIVLAPLTRSRSYNFVAQPHAALYYSQRTTKGGFLIGEASGVSDTAQGYPNTPGIWTREQVEAWKPIVSAVHEKGGIFFCQLWHAGRVSNNSYQPEGRAAISSTNKRLRRDVFNNLVAVDKYPPPRRLETNEIPKLVNEFRIAAKNAMEAGFDGVEIHGANGYLLDQFLKDKVNDRDDEYGGNLQNRCRFPLQIIDAITHEIGADKVGVRLSPFANYNDSEDSDPQQLANYMAKSLNELGILYLHMIDPKMVTQFEKCDTDWSLAPVRNVFKGTLIVAGGYDRSEGNCAIESGDADLVAYGRMFLANPDLPKRFELNVDEFNDPDPTTYYTHDPVIGYTDYPFLQI, encoded by the exons ATGAGCAACACGAAGACCATGGCAAAAGGAGAAGGCAACGACACAATACCTCTGCTCACTCCATACAAGATGGGAAACTTTAATCTATCTCACAG AATAGTATTGGCACCGTTAACGCGATCAAGGTCTTACAACTTTGTGGCTCAGCCACATGCTGCTCTATATTATTCTCAAAGAACAACTAAGGGTGGCTTCTTAATCGGGGAAGCTTCTGGTGTGTCCGACACAGCACAAGg GTACCCAAATACGCCTGGCATTTGGACAAGGGAACAAGTAGAGGCATGGAAACCAATTGTTAGTGCAGTTCATGAAAAGGGTGGTATATTTTTCTGTCAACTTTGGCATGCAGGAAGAGTATCCAACAATT CTTACCAGCCTGAAGGTAGAGCCGCAATATCATCCACAAACAAGCGTCTCCGGAGAGATGTGTTCAACAATCTCGTTGCAGTTGATAAATACCCACCCCCTCGGCGCCTGGAAACAAATGAAATCCCTAAACTCGTCAATGAGTTTAGAATTGCAGCAAAAAACGCCATGGAAGCAGGTTTTGATGGAGTAGAGATACATGGAGCCAATGGATATTTACTAGATCAATTTCTAAAAGACAAAGTAAACGATAGAGATGATGAATATGGAGGAAACTTACAGAATCGTTGTCGCTTTCCACTTCAAATTATAGATGCAATAACTCATGAAATCGGAGCCGATAAAGTTGGTGTGAGATTATCCCCTTTCGCTAATTACAACGATTCTGAAGATTCTGATCCTCAACAATTGGCTAATTACATGGCTAAATCATTGAATGAATTAGGGATTTTGTACCTTCATATGATTGATCCTAAAATGGTTACGCAATTTGAAAAGTGTGATACCGATTGGTCATTGGCGCCGGTTAGAAATGTCTTCAAAGGAACCCTAATTGTTGCAGGAGGTTACGATCGGAGTGAAGGAAATTGCGCTATAGAATCTGGTGATGCAGATTTGGTGGCTTATGGAAGAATGTTTTTGGCAAATCCAGATTTACCTAAAAGATTTGAACTGAATGTGGATGAATTCAACGATCCTGATCCAACTACTTATTATACGCATGATCCTGTGATTGGATATACTGATTATCCATTTCTTCAAATTTAG
- the LOC101499130 gene encoding BTB/POZ domain-containing protein At2g30600 isoform X1, translating to MLALRHVGRLQTKLFDLIKKMVEKFLTVAPFECAWREDLKFREAGRGCVTFEAFACNDVTLVFRENVGSQGYHYKRDSSPHYTIILGSHRNRRLRIEVNGKTVVDAAGVGLCGSNTFQSYWISIYDGLISIGNGKYPFQDVVFQWSDSNPNCNVQYIGLSSWDKHVKYRNVTVLSLAHTTRPMPFSYSNHYHQVEEEEDLHMHMDYDKWGLNNFLESWDLSDMLFIVGPEERPVPAHKPILAASGNFPFSSFAITLPTISYPLLHALLRYIYTGWTQIPQEQLCSLRAISLQFEVMPLVKQCEDVMERFKGDNKLFDTGKNVELTYPCIGPHSSTLPSLPVSIQRLGQLKLSGQFSDVNIYIESYGFIARAHRIVLSLWSIPFAKMFTNGMSESMSSEVTLRDVPPEAFKAMLDFLYDQQLNENVIDSSSLLLQLLLLADRFGVTFLHQECCKMLLECLSQDSACPLLQVLSSIPSCRLVKETLQRRICMNFDYFISASTDFVLLDDTTFFNIIKHPDLTVTSEEKVLNAILMFGMNAKEIFGWEVVDQLITNSKPELLFGERLQLVYDLLSFVRFPLLQCSLLDKLQNSNIVRNIPDLLSLVDEAINFVKSGLGRSENENNVRFQHRRSSYRELQYICDGDDHGVLYFAGTSYGEHQWVNPLLAEPKKITITASSPHSRYTDPKVLASRTYRGTCFAGPRLENGHNCSWWMVDLGQDHQLMCNYYTMRQDGSKAFPRCWNIQGSMDGKSWRELRIHENDGTICKPGQFASWPIVAPNALLPFRYFRIALTGPTTDATNPWNFSICYFELYGYFL from the exons ATGTTGGCTCTCCGGCACGTCG GAAGGCTTCAAACTAAG ttgtttgatttgattaaaAAGATGGTGGAGAAATTCCTGACTGTGGCGCCGTTTGAGTGCGCGTGGAGAGAAGATTTAAAATTCCGTGAAGCAGGTAGGGGATGCGTGACTTTCGAAGCATTTGCTTGCAACGATGTCACATTGGTTTTTAGAGAGAATGTTGGAAGTCAAGGGTACCACTACAAAAGAGATAGCAGTCCTCACTACACAATCATATTGGGAAGTCATAGGAATCGACGCCTCAGAATTGAGGTCAACGGTAAAACTGTTGTTGACGCGGCCGGTGTTGGACTCTGTGGTTCCAACACTTTTCAGAGTTATTGGATAAGTATCTATGATGGCCTCATCAGCATAGGTAATGGGAAATACCCTTTCCAGGATGTTGTCTTCCAGTGGTCTGATTCAAATCCCAATTGTAATGTTCAGTATATTGGTCTCAGTAGTTGGGATAAACATGTCAAATACAGAAATGTTACTGTTCTCTCATTAGCACACACTACTCGTCCTATGCCTTTCTCATACTCCAACCATTATCACCAAGTTGAAGAGGAAGAGGATTTGCATATGCATATGGACTATGACAAATGGGGACTCAACAATTTTCTTGAGAGTTGGGATCTGTCTGATATGTTATTCATCGTTGGTCCAGAGGAAAGACCTGTTCCTGCTCACAAGCCTATTTTAGCTGCTTCTGGAAACTTTCCTTTCTCCTCCTTTGCCATCACATTACCGACTATTTCTTATCCGCTTCTACATGCACTGCTTCGCTACATCTACACTGGCTGGACCCAG ATTCCACAGGAACAACTTTGTTCTTTGAGGGCTATAAGTCTACAGTTTGAAGTCATGCCACTTGTGAAGCAATGTGAAGACGTTATGGAACGTTTTAAGGGAGATAACAAGTTGTTTGACACTGGCAAGAATGTGGAGTTAACGTATCCATGTATTGGACCTCATTCTTCAACGTTACCCTCACTTCCTGTCAGCATTCAGAGACTTGGCCAATTAAAGCTATCAGGCCAGTTCAGTGATGTCAACATCTATATTGAGAGTTATGGGTTTATTGCACGAGCACATAGAATTGTTCTCAGCTTATGGAGTATCCCCTTTGCCAAG ATGTTTACAAATGGAATGAGTGAAAGCATGTCATCAGAGGTTACTTTACGGGATGTGCCGCCAGAAGCTTTCAAAGCCATGCTTGACTTTTTATATGATCAGCAATTGAATGAGAATGTTATTGATTCTAGTTCTTTGTTGCTTCAACTCCTTCTATTGGCTGATCGATTCGGAGTGACTTTTCTTCACCAAGAATGCTGCAAAATGCTTTTAGAATGCCTCTCACAG GACTCTGCCTGTCCACTCCTCCAAGTGCTTTCTTCAATCCCATCATGTAGACTTGTTAAAGAAACACTGCAGAGGAGGATTTGCATGAACTTTGACTATTTTATCAGTGCCAGTACTGACTTTGTTTTGTTAGATGATACAACCTTCTTCAATATCATTAAG CATCCAGATCTGACAGTGACATCTGAAGAGAAAGTTCTTAATGCAATCCTAATGTTTGGCATGAATGCAAAAGAGATATTTGGCTGGGAAGTGGTTGACCAGTTAATAACAAATTCAAAACCTGAACTCCTTTTTGGTGAGAGGCTTCAGTTAGTTTATGACTTGCTGTCATTTGTGCGATTTCCACTACTACAGTGTTCCTTACTTGACAAG TTGCAGAATAGCAACATTGTCAGGAATATTCCTGATCTCCTAAGTCTT GTTGACGAGGCAATCAATTTTGTTAAATCTGGACTGGGAAGgtcagaaaatgaaaataa TGTTAGATTCCAACATAGACGGTCTAGTTACAGGGAGCTCCAGTATATTTGTGATGGAGATGACCATGGAGTTCTATACTTTGCAGGCACATCCTATGGTGAACACCAGTGGGTTAATCCTCTTTTGGCAGAG CCAAAGAAAATTACCATCACAGCCAGCAGTCCCCACTCAAGATACACTGATCCCAAGGTTTTGGCATCAAGAACATACCGG GGAACATGTTTCGCCGGGCCTCGTTTGGAAAATGGACACAATTGTTCCTGGTGGATGGTTGATCTTGGACAGGATCATCAG CTTATGTGCAACTACTATACCATGAGGCAGGATGGCTCCAAGGCCTTTCCGAGATGTTGGAATATTCAG GGCTCAATGGATGGAAAAAGCTGGAGAGAGTTGAGAATCCATGAAAATGATGGGACAATATGTAAACCTGGTCAGTTTGCATCTTGGCCCATAGTTGCTCCCAATGCCCTTCTTCCCTTTAGGTATTTCCGGATTGCTCTCACAGGTCCCACTACTGATGCCACTAATCCTTGGAACTTCTCTATTTGTTACTTTGAACTCTATGGCTACTTCCTCTAA
- the LOC101499130 gene encoding BTB/POZ domain-containing protein At2g30600 isoform X2 has product MVEKFLTVAPFECAWREDLKFREAGRGCVTFEAFACNDVTLVFRENVGSQGYHYKRDSSPHYTIILGSHRNRRLRIEVNGKTVVDAAGVGLCGSNTFQSYWISIYDGLISIGNGKYPFQDVVFQWSDSNPNCNVQYIGLSSWDKHVKYRNVTVLSLAHTTRPMPFSYSNHYHQVEEEEDLHMHMDYDKWGLNNFLESWDLSDMLFIVGPEERPVPAHKPILAASGNFPFSSFAITLPTISYPLLHALLRYIYTGWTQIPQEQLCSLRAISLQFEVMPLVKQCEDVMERFKGDNKLFDTGKNVELTYPCIGPHSSTLPSLPVSIQRLGQLKLSGQFSDVNIYIESYGFIARAHRIVLSLWSIPFAKMFTNGMSESMSSEVTLRDVPPEAFKAMLDFLYDQQLNENVIDSSSLLLQLLLLADRFGVTFLHQECCKMLLECLSQDSACPLLQVLSSIPSCRLVKETLQRRICMNFDYFISASTDFVLLDDTTFFNIIKHPDLTVTSEEKVLNAILMFGMNAKEIFGWEVVDQLITNSKPELLFGERLQLVYDLLSFVRFPLLQCSLLDKLQNSNIVRNIPDLLSLVDEAINFVKSGLGRSENENNVRFQHRRSSYRELQYICDGDDHGVLYFAGTSYGEHQWVNPLLAEPKKITITASSPHSRYTDPKVLASRTYRGTCFAGPRLENGHNCSWWMVDLGQDHQLMCNYYTMRQDGSKAFPRCWNIQGSMDGKSWRELRIHENDGTICKPGQFASWPIVAPNALLPFRYFRIALTGPTTDATNPWNFSICYFELYGYFL; this is encoded by the exons ATGGTGGAGAAATTCCTGACTGTGGCGCCGTTTGAGTGCGCGTGGAGAGAAGATTTAAAATTCCGTGAAGCAGGTAGGGGATGCGTGACTTTCGAAGCATTTGCTTGCAACGATGTCACATTGGTTTTTAGAGAGAATGTTGGAAGTCAAGGGTACCACTACAAAAGAGATAGCAGTCCTCACTACACAATCATATTGGGAAGTCATAGGAATCGACGCCTCAGAATTGAGGTCAACGGTAAAACTGTTGTTGACGCGGCCGGTGTTGGACTCTGTGGTTCCAACACTTTTCAGAGTTATTGGATAAGTATCTATGATGGCCTCATCAGCATAGGTAATGGGAAATACCCTTTCCAGGATGTTGTCTTCCAGTGGTCTGATTCAAATCCCAATTGTAATGTTCAGTATATTGGTCTCAGTAGTTGGGATAAACATGTCAAATACAGAAATGTTACTGTTCTCTCATTAGCACACACTACTCGTCCTATGCCTTTCTCATACTCCAACCATTATCACCAAGTTGAAGAGGAAGAGGATTTGCATATGCATATGGACTATGACAAATGGGGACTCAACAATTTTCTTGAGAGTTGGGATCTGTCTGATATGTTATTCATCGTTGGTCCAGAGGAAAGACCTGTTCCTGCTCACAAGCCTATTTTAGCTGCTTCTGGAAACTTTCCTTTCTCCTCCTTTGCCATCACATTACCGACTATTTCTTATCCGCTTCTACATGCACTGCTTCGCTACATCTACACTGGCTGGACCCAG ATTCCACAGGAACAACTTTGTTCTTTGAGGGCTATAAGTCTACAGTTTGAAGTCATGCCACTTGTGAAGCAATGTGAAGACGTTATGGAACGTTTTAAGGGAGATAACAAGTTGTTTGACACTGGCAAGAATGTGGAGTTAACGTATCCATGTATTGGACCTCATTCTTCAACGTTACCCTCACTTCCTGTCAGCATTCAGAGACTTGGCCAATTAAAGCTATCAGGCCAGTTCAGTGATGTCAACATCTATATTGAGAGTTATGGGTTTATTGCACGAGCACATAGAATTGTTCTCAGCTTATGGAGTATCCCCTTTGCCAAG ATGTTTACAAATGGAATGAGTGAAAGCATGTCATCAGAGGTTACTTTACGGGATGTGCCGCCAGAAGCTTTCAAAGCCATGCTTGACTTTTTATATGATCAGCAATTGAATGAGAATGTTATTGATTCTAGTTCTTTGTTGCTTCAACTCCTTCTATTGGCTGATCGATTCGGAGTGACTTTTCTTCACCAAGAATGCTGCAAAATGCTTTTAGAATGCCTCTCACAG GACTCTGCCTGTCCACTCCTCCAAGTGCTTTCTTCAATCCCATCATGTAGACTTGTTAAAGAAACACTGCAGAGGAGGATTTGCATGAACTTTGACTATTTTATCAGTGCCAGTACTGACTTTGTTTTGTTAGATGATACAACCTTCTTCAATATCATTAAG CATCCAGATCTGACAGTGACATCTGAAGAGAAAGTTCTTAATGCAATCCTAATGTTTGGCATGAATGCAAAAGAGATATTTGGCTGGGAAGTGGTTGACCAGTTAATAACAAATTCAAAACCTGAACTCCTTTTTGGTGAGAGGCTTCAGTTAGTTTATGACTTGCTGTCATTTGTGCGATTTCCACTACTACAGTGTTCCTTACTTGACAAG TTGCAGAATAGCAACATTGTCAGGAATATTCCTGATCTCCTAAGTCTT GTTGACGAGGCAATCAATTTTGTTAAATCTGGACTGGGAAGgtcagaaaatgaaaataa TGTTAGATTCCAACATAGACGGTCTAGTTACAGGGAGCTCCAGTATATTTGTGATGGAGATGACCATGGAGTTCTATACTTTGCAGGCACATCCTATGGTGAACACCAGTGGGTTAATCCTCTTTTGGCAGAG CCAAAGAAAATTACCATCACAGCCAGCAGTCCCCACTCAAGATACACTGATCCCAAGGTTTTGGCATCAAGAACATACCGG GGAACATGTTTCGCCGGGCCTCGTTTGGAAAATGGACACAATTGTTCCTGGTGGATGGTTGATCTTGGACAGGATCATCAG CTTATGTGCAACTACTATACCATGAGGCAGGATGGCTCCAAGGCCTTTCCGAGATGTTGGAATATTCAG GGCTCAATGGATGGAAAAAGCTGGAGAGAGTTGAGAATCCATGAAAATGATGGGACAATATGTAAACCTGGTCAGTTTGCATCTTGGCCCATAGTTGCTCCCAATGCCCTTCTTCCCTTTAGGTATTTCCGGATTGCTCTCACAGGTCCCACTACTGATGCCACTAATCCTTGGAACTTCTCTATTTGTTACTTTGAACTCTATGGCTACTTCCTCTAA